GCCGGGGAACATGCCCGGCTCTTCGGAATGGAGGGAATCCCCTCCCCTGGGGCGGACCGTTTCGTCATGGACGGGGAAGTCCTGACGATCGGGGAAATGACCTTTGAGGTCTATCACACGCCGGGCCATTCCGAAGGAGGCGTCTGTTACCGAAGCGGCGATCTTCTCTTCACCGGGGACACCCTTTTTGCGGATTCCATCGGGCGGAGCGATCTGCCCGGCGGCTCCTTTCGGGACCTCATGGTCTCCATCCAGAACCGGATCCTGCCGCTCGGTGACGGAATCGCCATCCACCCCGGGCATGGGCCGGCATCGACCATCGGTCGGGAAAAACGGACCAATCCCTTCCTGACGGACTTCAAACATCCCTATTGAT
The Deltaproteobacteria bacterium genome window above contains:
- a CDS encoding MBL fold metallo-hydrolase; the encoded protein is MILKSLVVGPLEVNCYILAPESGTKAVVIDPGDEGEKILNVLKNERLTLAAILNTHGHFDHIGANRLLKEKTGAPIMIHEKDAPLLPAAGEHARLFGMEGIPSPGADRFVMDGEVLTIGEMTFEVYHTPGHSEGGVCYRSGDLLFTGDTLFADSIGRSDLPGGSFRDLMVSIQNRILPLGDGIAIHPGHGPASTIGREKRTNPFLTDFKHPY